A section of the Marinimicrobium koreense genome encodes:
- a CDS encoding phospholipase A, whose product MRLPRLSLWLFLFCAPLYANDTSEPTRAELSDEEMDQCLRIAVTVAGRDMSINGLRDVCNTLAREDSSQRDAISQALAAMSNDTADQENDPSGNSRLLERRLNMEALNRANRFLLTPHKRNYLLPVSYQEERNTAPYAEAGTSLASQQSTEVEFQLSVKILIREGIFGDNGHLYMAYTNHSLWQAYYREISRPFRETNHQPELILSFVNDWNIFGFRNVLNEVMITHQSNGQSGDLSRSWDRIMVNSVFERGPFAFSFNPWYRIPESEGDGPDDPTGDDNPDIHKYMGNFELSAAWHRKDNIVSLMLRNNLRSNNRGAVELGYSFPVSSTVRGYLKVFSGYGHSLIDYDHHTNAVGLGITFTDLF is encoded by the coding sequence ATGCGCTTGCCCCGACTCTCACTGTGGTTGTTCTTATTCTGCGCCCCGCTCTATGCCAATGACACCTCTGAACCAACCCGCGCCGAGCTGTCCGACGAAGAAATGGACCAGTGCCTGAGGATTGCCGTGACCGTCGCGGGCCGTGACATGTCAATCAATGGTTTACGAGACGTATGTAATACCCTGGCGCGCGAAGACTCCAGCCAGCGCGACGCCATCAGCCAGGCACTGGCGGCCATGAGCAATGATACCGCGGATCAGGAAAACGACCCCAGCGGCAACAGCCGCCTGCTGGAGCGACGCCTGAACATGGAAGCGCTCAATCGCGCCAACCGCTTTCTGCTCACTCCACACAAGCGCAATTACCTGCTCCCGGTCAGCTACCAGGAAGAGCGCAACACCGCCCCCTACGCCGAGGCCGGCACGTCACTCGCCAGTCAGCAGAGCACCGAGGTGGAGTTTCAGCTGAGCGTCAAAATCCTGATCCGTGAGGGAATTTTCGGCGATAACGGCCATCTCTACATGGCCTACACCAATCACTCGCTCTGGCAGGCTTACTATCGGGAGATCTCCCGCCCCTTCCGGGAAACCAACCATCAACCCGAACTGATTCTGAGTTTCGTCAACGACTGGAACATTTTCGGGTTTCGCAATGTGCTCAATGAGGTGATGATCACCCACCAGTCCAATGGCCAGAGCGGCGATCTGTCCCGCAGTTGGGACCGGATCATGGTCAACAGCGTGTTCGAACGCGGCCCCTTCGCGTTTTCGTTCAACCCCTGGTACCGCATTCCGGAAAGCGAGGGCGACGGCCCCGATGACCCCACCGGCGATGACAACCCGGACATTCACAAATACATGGGCAACTTTGAACTGTCTGCCGCCTGGCATCGTAAAGACAACATAGTGAGCCTGATGCTGCGCAATAACCTGCGCTCGAACAATCGCGGCGCGGTGGAGCTGGGATACAGTTTTCCGGTTTCCTCCACCGTGCGCGGGTATCTGAAGGTGTTCAGCGGCTATGGCCACAGCCTGATTGACTATGACCACCATACCAACGCCGTCGGCCTGGGCATCACCTTTACCGACCTGTTCTGA
- a CDS encoding response regulator, which translates to MSLNENPSEPVVLVVDDAIESIHMLSDALEAEHMTVLVALEGQQALTITQNITPDIILLDALMPQIDGFETCKRLKQNPRLTNVPVIFMTGLSDTEHVVQGLNAGGVDYITKPINPEELVARMRVHITNARLTQSAHNALDAAGQYLFAIDRSGTLLWTTPQVQAHLKRAGLNQPQAQEQLAGQLREWLSHQPQTGHKLPLRGLSPALTLEYLAPLSGTDILLRLLEQPEEGTETDRLREIFGVTTREADVLLWIAHGKTNREIGQILSMSPRTVNKHLEQVFRKLGVDNRTSAAAAAIRCMARA; encoded by the coding sequence ATGAGCCTCAACGAGAACCCCTCTGAACCTGTGGTTCTGGTGGTCGACGATGCCATCGAGAGCATCCACATGCTCAGCGACGCACTGGAGGCGGAACACATGACCGTGCTGGTGGCACTGGAGGGCCAACAAGCGCTGACCATCACCCAGAACATTACGCCGGACATCATTTTACTGGACGCTCTGATGCCCCAGATTGATGGCTTTGAAACCTGCAAGCGGCTGAAACAGAACCCGCGCCTGACCAATGTCCCGGTGATCTTCATGACCGGCCTGAGCGATACCGAACACGTGGTTCAGGGGCTGAACGCGGGAGGCGTGGACTACATCACCAAGCCAATAAACCCCGAGGAACTGGTCGCACGCATGCGGGTGCACATTACCAACGCCCGCCTTACCCAAAGCGCACATAATGCGCTGGATGCCGCCGGCCAGTACCTGTTTGCCATCGACCGCAGCGGCACTCTGCTATGGACCACACCACAAGTGCAGGCGCATCTGAAACGCGCCGGACTGAATCAGCCCCAGGCTCAGGAACAGCTTGCCGGACAGTTACGCGAATGGCTCAGCCACCAGCCGCAAACCGGACACAAACTACCTCTTCGAGGGCTGTCTCCCGCACTCACCCTGGAATACCTGGCACCGCTGAGCGGCACCGACATCCTTCTGCGCTTATTGGAGCAACCCGAGGAAGGAACCGAAACGGATCGGTTACGAGAGATCTTTGGTGTCACCACCCGTGAGGCTGATGTGCTGCTGTGGATAGCCCACGGCAAGACCAACCGGGAAATCGGGCAGATTCTCTCCATGAGCCCGCGCACCGTGAACAAACACCTGGAGCAGGTGTTCCGCAAACTGGGTGTGGACAACCGCACCTCGGCGGCGGCCGCCGCCATCCGCTGTATGGCCCGAGCGTAA
- a CDS encoding hybrid sensor histidine kinase/response regulator produces MTAKQTIFRVRRQYNQWVANQTLEDYALRFTAKRARRWSPARVAHTALGAISFLALEAIGGAITLNYGFTNAMVAILAVSLVILLTAFPISYYAAKYGVDIDLLTRGAGFGYIGSTITSLIYASFTFIFFAIEAAIMAMALEMLFGIPIVWGYVLCAVVVIPLVTHGITFISRFQLWTQPLWVLLQALPFAFILWVDFQSVSDWTSYTREAGGGFDLLLFGAASAVIFSLIAQIGEQVDYLRFMPEPKPEQRRRWWLAMSAGGPGWIVIGALKMMAGSFLAVLALSHGMSSDEAIDPTHMYQVAFGYVTQSPTAALAIAGLFVILSQLKINVTNAYAGSIAWSNFFSRLTHSHPGRVVWLVFNVTIALLVMELGVYRALENTLGLYALIAIAWVGTLVADLVINKPLGFSPPHIEFKRAHLYDINPVGVGTMVTATLIGVIGYLGFWGETFQALSHFITLLSALVIAPLIAWRTGGRYYIAREPVILTPTAATHQCCICEHRFDKEDVTHCPAYDGPICSLCCSLDARCNDFCKPGASYPEQIRNWVHRWLPSWLIPDINARLGNFLLLVIGINGFSGVLLSLIYQQTAFPDEVSAMLFAALLWKVFFILVIITGVVSWLFVLAHESRVVAQEESQRQTRLLMEEIDAHEQTDQALQRAKEQADAANQAKSRYLTGISHELRSPLNAVLGYAQLLEKDPAIPPHRRDALGVIRRSGEHLADLIEGLLDISKIEAGRLDLHRDQVRLGPLLEQLVHMFRLQAEGKGLQFEYHCQDPLPPLVRADEKRLRQILINLLSNAIKYTAHGRVSMRVKYRSDVAEFTIEDSGEGISPDDQQRIFRPFERIRRPGEQVSGTGLGLTITQLLTDIMGGDISLQSTPGQGSVFKVTLMMSRIRGAADIAPTEAQDIQGYRGEAKRVMVVDDEASHRQLVHAMLTPLGFDVVEVDNSLTVLDRVRQEAPDLILLDVSMPGLNGWELVAQLRAMDYYQPVVMISADASEGKAVGTALHDAYIVKPVRLNTLLETLGQQLNLRWHTRPVAISTPALQPPRSDERITALTLPDEVHLQPLRKLALIGHKSGLQQALAELEANGLATEEFVQTLTRLAGQFQFETIIRLLQVPDNEPQREPL; encoded by the coding sequence ATGACTGCCAAACAGACCATTTTCCGCGTGCGCCGTCAGTACAACCAGTGGGTTGCCAACCAGACGCTGGAGGACTACGCACTACGCTTCACCGCCAAGCGAGCCCGGCGCTGGTCGCCCGCTCGGGTGGCCCACACCGCCCTGGGTGCGATTTCCTTTCTGGCTCTGGAGGCAATCGGTGGCGCAATCACCCTGAATTACGGGTTTACCAATGCCATGGTGGCGATCCTGGCGGTAAGCCTGGTGATCCTTTTAACGGCCTTTCCGATCAGCTACTACGCCGCCAAGTATGGTGTCGACATTGATCTTCTGACTCGAGGAGCCGGCTTTGGCTATATCGGCTCCACCATTACGTCTCTGATTTACGCATCATTCACGTTCATTTTTTTCGCGATCGAAGCAGCCATTATGGCCATGGCGTTGGAGATGCTCTTTGGCATCCCCATCGTGTGGGGGTATGTACTCTGTGCCGTCGTGGTCATTCCGTTGGTCACGCACGGCATCACCTTTATCAGCCGCTTTCAGCTCTGGACCCAACCGCTTTGGGTGTTGCTACAGGCACTGCCGTTTGCGTTCATCCTATGGGTCGACTTTCAGTCGGTATCGGACTGGACCAGTTACACACGCGAAGCCGGTGGCGGGTTTGATCTGCTGCTTTTTGGGGCGGCTTCCGCAGTCATCTTCTCCCTGATTGCCCAGATTGGCGAGCAGGTGGACTATCTACGCTTTATGCCCGAACCCAAGCCGGAGCAGCGTCGCCGTTGGTGGCTGGCCATGAGCGCCGGAGGACCGGGCTGGATTGTGATCGGGGCCCTAAAAATGATGGCGGGGTCCTTTCTGGCGGTACTGGCGTTGTCACACGGCATGTCCTCGGACGAAGCGATTGACCCGACTCATATGTATCAGGTGGCCTTTGGCTACGTCACCCAGTCGCCCACGGCGGCCCTGGCCATTGCCGGACTGTTTGTCATCCTGTCGCAGCTGAAAATCAATGTGACCAACGCCTACGCCGGGTCAATCGCTTGGTCCAACTTCTTCTCCCGCCTCACTCACAGTCACCCGGGGCGGGTGGTTTGGTTGGTGTTCAATGTCACCATTGCCTTGCTGGTCATGGAGCTGGGTGTCTATCGGGCATTGGAGAACACCTTGGGGCTGTACGCGTTGATCGCGATTGCCTGGGTGGGCACTCTGGTAGCCGACCTGGTGATCAATAAGCCGTTGGGGTTCAGTCCACCCCATATCGAATTCAAGCGCGCCCATCTGTACGACATCAATCCGGTGGGCGTTGGCACCATGGTCACCGCCACCCTGATCGGCGTAATCGGTTATCTCGGCTTCTGGGGCGAAACCTTCCAGGCGCTCTCGCACTTCATCACGCTGTTGAGCGCTCTGGTTATTGCTCCACTGATCGCCTGGCGAACCGGCGGGCGGTACTACATCGCCCGCGAGCCGGTTATCCTGACGCCCACGGCCGCCACTCACCAGTGCTGCATCTGTGAACACCGGTTTGATAAAGAGGATGTCACGCACTGTCCCGCCTACGACGGCCCCATCTGCTCGTTATGCTGCTCCCTGGACGCCCGATGCAACGACTTCTGTAAACCCGGCGCCAGCTACCCTGAGCAGATCCGCAACTGGGTACACCGATGGCTGCCTTCCTGGCTGATACCCGACATCAATGCCCGCCTGGGTAATTTTCTGTTACTGGTTATTGGGATCAACGGGTTCTCGGGTGTGCTGCTCTCGTTGATTTACCAACAGACCGCCTTCCCAGATGAAGTATCCGCCATGCTCTTTGCGGCCCTGCTGTGGAAGGTGTTTTTTATACTGGTGATCATTACCGGTGTGGTGAGCTGGTTGTTCGTGCTGGCCCATGAAAGTCGGGTCGTTGCCCAGGAAGAGTCGCAGCGCCAGACCCGCTTGTTGATGGAGGAAATCGACGCACACGAACAGACCGACCAGGCGCTGCAGCGGGCCAAGGAACAGGCCGACGCCGCCAATCAGGCCAAAAGCCGGTACCTCACCGGTATCAGCCACGAGTTGCGTTCACCACTGAATGCGGTGCTGGGGTACGCGCAGTTGCTCGAGAAAGACCCGGCGATTCCCCCTCATCGACGCGACGCCCTGGGCGTCATTCGTCGCAGCGGCGAGCACCTGGCCGACCTGATCGAAGGCCTGCTGGACATTTCCAAAATCGAAGCGGGCCGGCTGGATCTTCATCGCGATCAGGTCCGCCTCGGGCCGCTGCTGGAACAACTGGTGCACATGTTTCGATTACAGGCGGAAGGCAAGGGATTGCAGTTCGAGTACCACTGCCAGGATCCGTTGCCCCCTCTGGTGCGCGCCGATGAAAAGCGCCTGCGGCAAATTCTGATCAACCTGCTGTCCAATGCAATCAAATACACCGCTCACGGCCGGGTCAGCATGAGGGTCAAGTACCGCAGCGACGTGGCGGAGTTCACCATTGAAGATTCCGGCGAAGGCATTTCGCCCGACGATCAGCAGCGGATATTCCGCCCATTTGAACGCATCCGCCGCCCGGGAGAACAGGTATCCGGTACCGGTTTGGGACTGACCATCACCCAATTGCTGACCGATATTATGGGCGGCGACATCAGTCTGCAGAGTACTCCCGGGCAAGGCAGCGTTTTTAAAGTGACCCTGATGATGAGCCGCATTCGTGGCGCCGCGGACATAGCGCCGACCGAGGCCCAGGACATCCAGGGTTACCGGGGCGAGGCCAAGCGCGTCATGGTGGTGGATGACGAGGCCTCGCACCGCCAGCTGGTGCACGCCATGCTGACACCGCTGGGGTTTGATGTGGTTGAGGTCGACAATTCCCTCACCGTATTGGATCGGGTCCGACAGGAGGCGCCGGACCTTATACTGTTGGATGTCTCCATGCCCGGGCTCAACGGCTGGGAGCTGGTCGCCCAGCTTCGCGCCATGGACTATTACCAACCTGTGGTGATGATTTCCGCCGATGCCAGCGAAGGCAAGGCCGTAGGCACTGCCCTGCACGATGCCTATATCGTCAAGCCGGTGCGGTTGAACACCTTGTTGGAAACGTTGGGACAGCAGCTCAATTTACGCTGGCACACCCGACCCGTGGCGATCAGCACGCCCGCGCTACAACCACCTCGCTCCGACGAGCGAATCACCGCGCTGACACTGCCCGATGAAGTGCATCTGCAACCCCTGCGTAAGCTGGCTTTGATTGGCCACAAAAGCGGCTTGCAACAGGCCCTGGCTGAGCTGGAAGCGAACGGCCTGGCCACTGAAGAGTTCGTGCAGACACTGACCCGATTGGCGGGTCAATTCCAATTCGAAACCATCATTCGACTGTTACAGGTACCCGACAATGAGCCTCAACGAGAACCCCTCTGA